The Portunus trituberculatus isolate SZX2019 chromosome 49, ASM1759143v1, whole genome shotgun sequence genome contains a region encoding:
- the LOC123499336 gene encoding mucin-5AC-like isoform X1, with the protein MYLTNPHAHHTSGRESADGVASGCCRGVNMAASSSGVEWSQLLKPILAASYGSVNKQDLPELVKAILKSKEEILHHEEQYEAFYVSLCVLAADYLASNAHQLTVGGVSQAVNAAKVLLQYLVSHVGSPPTNVTTPAPHSSPSSSPTTATTTSSSGGGGQAVPPPTSSSPATTPPATTSSTQTTTNGTTSTTTTSTTTTTTTGSASTTPAEGEKERMVCVHDKHLLAGIKALCRGSGALHRADQAALTAAMKASKLPPHIKTVAPGTPPPTGEKDSSSKEVRRGRSDPSAIILEQLISPIHDLGGSRPRPPHTSSTPAATDKDTDGPLASVSDSALDMRVGV; encoded by the exons ATGTACTTAACCAACCCACACGCTCATCATACATCAG GAAGGGAGTCAGCTGATGGGGTGGCATCTGGTTGTTGTCGAGGTGTTAACATGGCGGCGAGCAGCAGCGGCGTAGAATGGAGCCAGTTATTGAAGCCTATTTTAGCCGCTTCCTATGGCTCTGTAAACAAACAAGATCTCCCAGAACTTGTCAAAGCTATACTGAAAAG TAAAGAAGAAATTCTTCACCATGAAGAACAGTACGAGGCTTTCTATGTGTCACTATGTGTGTTGGCAGCAGACTACCTTGCCAGCAATGCCCACCAAT TGACTGTCGGAGGTGTGAGTCAGGCTGTGAATGCAGCTAAGGTATTACTTCAGTATCTAGTGAGCCATGTCGGCTCTCCACCCACTAATGTCACCACTCCAGCACCCCACtcatccccatcctcctctccaaccactgccaccactacctcctcatctggtggtggtggtcaggctGTCCCTCCACCCACGTCTAGCTCACCTGCTACCACACCACCAGCCACTACCTCCTCTACACAAACCACCACAAATGGAACGacttccaccacaaccacttctaccaccactaccaccacaacaggCTCAGCATCCACTACTCCAGCTGA gggagagaaggagcgcATGGTGTGTGTCCATGACAAGCACCTGCTGGCAGGGATCAAGGCACTGTGCCGAGGATCGGGAGCTCTGCATCGTGCTGATCAGGCGGCCCTCACAGCAGCCATGAAGGCATCCAAGCTTCCTCCTCACATCAAGACTGTTGCTCcaggtactcctcctcctacag GAGAGAAAGATTCATCATCAAAAGAGGTGCGCAGGGGCCGCAGCGATCCAAGTGCTATCATATTGGAACAGTTAATTTCACCAATACATGATCTTGGAGGTTCTCGGCCACGTCCTCCCCACACCTCATCCACACCTGCTGCCACAGACAAGGACACAGATGGCCCACTAGCTAGTGTGTCAGACTCTGCTCTGGATATGAGGGTAGGTGTCTAA
- the LOC123499336 gene encoding cell wall integrity and stress response component 3-like isoform X2: protein MYLTNPHAHHTSGRESADGVASGCCRGVNMAASSSGVEWSQLLKPILAASYGSVNKQDLPELVKAILKSKEEILHHEEQYEAFYVSLCVLAADYLASNAHQLTVGGVSQAVNAAKVLLQYLVSHVGSPPTNVTTPAPHSSPSSSPTTATTTSSSGGGGQAVPPPTSSSPATTPPATTSSTQTTTNGTTSTTTTSTTTTTTTGSASTTPAEGEKERMVCVHDKHLLAGIKALCRGSGALHRADQAALTAAMKASKLPPHIKTVAPGEKDSSSKEVRRGRSDPSAIILEQLISPIHDLGGSRPRPPHTSSTPAATDKDTDGPLASVSDSALDMRVGV from the exons ATGTACTTAACCAACCCACACGCTCATCATACATCAG GAAGGGAGTCAGCTGATGGGGTGGCATCTGGTTGTTGTCGAGGTGTTAACATGGCGGCGAGCAGCAGCGGCGTAGAATGGAGCCAGTTATTGAAGCCTATTTTAGCCGCTTCCTATGGCTCTGTAAACAAACAAGATCTCCCAGAACTTGTCAAAGCTATACTGAAAAG TAAAGAAGAAATTCTTCACCATGAAGAACAGTACGAGGCTTTCTATGTGTCACTATGTGTGTTGGCAGCAGACTACCTTGCCAGCAATGCCCACCAAT TGACTGTCGGAGGTGTGAGTCAGGCTGTGAATGCAGCTAAGGTATTACTTCAGTATCTAGTGAGCCATGTCGGCTCTCCACCCACTAATGTCACCACTCCAGCACCCCACtcatccccatcctcctctccaaccactgccaccactacctcctcatctggtggtggtggtcaggctGTCCCTCCACCCACGTCTAGCTCACCTGCTACCACACCACCAGCCACTACCTCCTCTACACAAACCACCACAAATGGAACGacttccaccacaaccacttctaccaccactaccaccacaacaggCTCAGCATCCACTACTCCAGCTGA gggagagaaggagcgcATGGTGTGTGTCCATGACAAGCACCTGCTGGCAGGGATCAAGGCACTGTGCCGAGGATCGGGAGCTCTGCATCGTGCTGATCAGGCGGCCCTCACAGCAGCCATGAAGGCATCCAAGCTTCCTCCTCACATCAAGACTGTTGCTCcag GAGAGAAAGATTCATCATCAAAAGAGGTGCGCAGGGGCCGCAGCGATCCAAGTGCTATCATATTGGAACAGTTAATTTCACCAATACATGATCTTGGAGGTTCTCGGCCACGTCCTCCCCACACCTCATCCACACCTGCTGCCACAGACAAGGACACAGATGGCCCACTAGCTAGTGTGTCAGACTCTGCTCTGGATATGAGGGTAGGTGTCTAA